The following are encoded together in the Archocentrus centrarchus isolate MPI-CPG fArcCen1 chromosome 23, fArcCen1, whole genome shotgun sequence genome:
- the LOC115773647 gene encoding uncharacterized protein LOC115773647 isoform X1, translated as MEYTDHEYTSTTVEMHTPMEFTYKMSRKEIEDFVKLRVSNNYLFSGKRNTSMWAWRTILKHMGLHRKMTHTQASKKWENMKKRYKELKNPPDGVEVFPDAWPYFSLMDDAMAGRLVASAPILKAFPYSKDNGDFLIKPKKKKIPAMVRSSTVAAMPEIDISLNGNEDGEGLEAQEGSQDIDCILHEVEDEGRPMHNEQQVAEREKEVMERERLVLQRERAVLDREIAVLDRDRAVLEREKAALEREKAVMERERAMVERARDAVSRDRLALEQKRAKLGRLCETEEGSEVEEVTENSSSGSEKDLDAVDRKQRLIFLFEKLIDNF; from the exons TGAGCCGAAAAGAAATCGAAGACTTTGTAAAGCTGAGGGTTTCAAATAATTACCTCTTCTCTGGGAAGAGAAATACTTCCATGTGGGCATGGAG GACCATTCTGAAACATATGGGCTTGCACCGTAAGATGACCCATACTCAAGCTTCtaaaaaatgggaaaacatGAAGAAGAGATACAAG GAGTTAAAGAATCCCCCAGATGGGGTGGAAGTGTTTCCTGATGCATGGCCTTATTTCTCCCTGATGGACGATGCAATGGCAGGTCGATTGGTGGCCAGTGCCCCTATTCTCAAGGCCTTTCCCTACAGTAAAGACAATGGGGATTTCTTAATCAAacccaaaaagaagaagatacCTGCAATGGTGAGGTCCTCTACTGTGGCTGCCATGCCTGAGATTGATATTTCACTTAACGGAAATGAGGATGGAGAGGGGTTGGAAGCGCAGGAGGGAAGCCAGGATATAGACTGCATCTTACACGAGGTGGAGGACGAGGGGAGACCGATGCACAATGAGCAACAGGTGGCAGAAAGGGAAAAAGAGGTGATGGAAAGGGAGCGGCTGGTGctgcagagggagagagcagtgCTGGACAGGGAGATCGCGGTTCTGGACCGAGACCGAGCCGTGCTGGAGCGAGAGAAGGCGGCACTGGAGAGAGAAAAGGCAGTAATGGAGAGGGAGAGGGCCATGGTGGAGAGGGCCAGGGATGCCGTGAGCAGGGATCGGCTGGCTCTGGAGCAAAAGAGAGCAAAGCTTGGGAGACTTTGTGAAACAGAAGAAGGGAGTGAGGTGGAGGAGGTTacggaaaacagcagcagtggcagTGAGAAAGACTTGGATGCTGTGGACAGGAAACAGCggctaatttttttgtttgaaaaacttATTGACAATTTTTGA
- the LOC115773647 gene encoding uncharacterized protein LOC115773647 isoform X2, which translates to MGLHRKMTHTQASKKWENMKKRYKELKNPPDGVEVFPDAWPYFSLMDDAMAGRLVASAPILKAFPYSKDNGDFLIKPKKKKIPAMVRSSTVAAMPEIDISLNGNEDGEGLEAQEGSQDIDCILHEVEDEGRPMHNEQQVAEREKEVMERERLVLQRERAVLDREIAVLDRDRAVLEREKAALEREKAVMERERAMVERARDAVSRDRLALEQKRAKLGRLCETEEGSEVEEVTENSSSGSEKDLDAVDRKQRLIFLFEKLIDNF; encoded by the exons ATGGGCTTGCACCGTAAGATGACCCATACTCAAGCTTCtaaaaaatgggaaaacatGAAGAAGAGATACAAG GAGTTAAAGAATCCCCCAGATGGGGTGGAAGTGTTTCCTGATGCATGGCCTTATTTCTCCCTGATGGACGATGCAATGGCAGGTCGATTGGTGGCCAGTGCCCCTATTCTCAAGGCCTTTCCCTACAGTAAAGACAATGGGGATTTCTTAATCAAacccaaaaagaagaagatacCTGCAATGGTGAGGTCCTCTACTGTGGCTGCCATGCCTGAGATTGATATTTCACTTAACGGAAATGAGGATGGAGAGGGGTTGGAAGCGCAGGAGGGAAGCCAGGATATAGACTGCATCTTACACGAGGTGGAGGACGAGGGGAGACCGATGCACAATGAGCAACAGGTGGCAGAAAGGGAAAAAGAGGTGATGGAAAGGGAGCGGCTGGTGctgcagagggagagagcagtgCTGGACAGGGAGATCGCGGTTCTGGACCGAGACCGAGCCGTGCTGGAGCGAGAGAAGGCGGCACTGGAGAGAGAAAAGGCAGTAATGGAGAGGGAGAGGGCCATGGTGGAGAGGGCCAGGGATGCCGTGAGCAGGGATCGGCTGGCTCTGGAGCAAAAGAGAGCAAAGCTTGGGAGACTTTGTGAAACAGAAGAAGGGAGTGAGGTGGAGGAGGTTacggaaaacagcagcagtggcagTGAGAAAGACTTGGATGCTGTGGACAGGAAACAGCggctaatttttttgtttgaaaaacttATTGACAATTTTTGA
- the epyc gene encoding epiphycan, with the protein MRMLVQLVFGLFVLKAAVASPRFSRQADLDTHDSDDYDNFDLGNNYNYEDELITDPQLEIETLSSPEYEYPTPEDSLETQNQVEQQKEEEEEELPLKPQLVPQGSGGSGSLMGPDTQKEVELRLTPTDILHVSGDFGSSVVFGASGASGASGSGGSGDSLASSTSGGSGDIVLISGVSEELHIPGESEQSLISDSLLISGDLSGSGDFTGSATSGASGVIAFGGSGISGEHPLGSGGSGDQSGSEVSGDLLISGVSGISGISVGFESGDKRITLVSGEETILQEISGTSGEFSGIPEVSGDGEASGEDSRISVISGVPESGETEVPVTLLPDTDEEEKPLPSTTETPQEGTGTVEGSVSSGLPELSEPDEPHKPEEPVVDIKGMPTCLLCTCLRGSVYCDDLSLDSVPPLPKHTTHFYARYNRIRKINKSDFASMNKLKRIDLTSNKIMSIEDRAFMGLPELEEVVIRENHISQLPSFPETMTLIDASHNNIGSKGIHREAFKDMTGLLYLYLTDNHIDYIPVPLPNSLRSLHLQRNNIQMMHEDTFCNLKDFSYIRNALEDIRLDGNPINLSRTPQAYICLPRIPIGDLI; encoded by the exons GCCCCAGATTTTCCCGACAAGCGGACTTGGACACACATGATAGTGACGACTATGACAATTTTGACTTGGGGAATAACTATAACTATGAGGATGAGCTGATAACTGATCCTCAG CTAGAGATTGAAACACTGTCCTCACCTGAATATGAGTACCCTACACCTGAGGACTCATTGGAAACACAGAACCAAGTGGAGcagcagaaggaggaggaggaggaagagttgCCTCTGAAACCCCAGCTTGTCCCTCAGGGTTCAGGAGGATCTGGTAGTCTCATGGGCCcagacacacagaaag AGGTGGAGCTGCGTCTGACGCCCACTGATATTCTCCATGTCTCCGGGGATTTTGGGAGTTCTGTAGTATTTGGGGCCTCTGGGGCCTCTGGGGCTTCTGGGTCTGGAGGCTCAGGAGACAGTCTGGCCTCTAGCACCTCTGGAGGTTCTGGAGACATTGTCCTGATCTCTGGAGTCTCAGAGGAGCTCCACATCCCTGGAGAATCTGAGCAGTCATTGATATCTGACAGTCTCTTGATATCTGGGGATCTCTCGGGATCTGGAGATTTCACGGGATCTGCTACTTCTGGAGCCTCAGGCGTTATTGCTTTTGGAGGCTCTGGGATTTCTGGTGAACACCCTCTGGGTTCTGGAGGGTCAGGAGACCAGTCTGGCTCTGAGGTATCTGGAGATCTTTTGATCTCAGGGGTTTCTGGAATCTCTGGGATTTCTGTGGGCTTTGAGTCCGGGGACAAAAGGATAACACTGGTATCTGGAG AGGAGACTATTCTCCAGGAGATATCAGGTACTTCTGGGGAGTTCTCAGGAATCCCAGAGGTTTCAGGAGATGGTGAAGCCTCTGGAGAAGACTCCAGAATCTCTGTGATTTCTGGTGTCCCTGAATCTGGAGAAACAGAGGTCCCTGTAACTCTGCTCCCCGACACTGATGAAG AGGAGAAGCCGCTTCCATCTACAACAGAAACCCCTCAAGAGGGTACTGGCACTGTAGAAGGGTCAGTGAGCTCTGGATTACCAGAGCTCAGTGAGCCCGATGAGCCACATAAGCCTGAAGAGCCTGTAGTTGACATCAAAG GTATGCCCACTTGCTTGCTGTGCACGTGCCTTCGTGGTTCAGTCTACTGCGATGACTTGAGTCTGGATAGTGTACCACCCCTCCCCAAACACACCACTCACTTCTATGCTCGCTACAACAGAATCCGAAAGATCAACAAGTCTGACTTTGCCTCCATGA ACAAGCTGAAGAGGATCGACCTGACGAGCAACAAGATAATGTCCATTGAGGACAGAGCATTTATGGGTCTGcctgaactggaggaggtggtgatCCGAGAAAACCATATCTCCCAGCTGCCATCTTTCCCAGAGACCATGACCCTGATAGATGCCAGCCATAACAACATTGGCTCAAAGGGTATTCATAGAGAGGCATTCAAA GACATGACTGGCCTGCTGTACCTGTACCTAACGGACAACCACATTGATTACATCCCAGTGCCTCTACCAAACAGCCTGCGCTCTCTACACCTACAG CGGAACAATATTCAAATGATGCATGAGGACACGTTCTGCAACCTAAAAGATTTCAGCTACATCAGGAACGCACTGGAGGACATCCGTCTGGACGGCAACCCCATCAACCTCAGCAGGACCCCACAGGCTTACATCTGCCTGCCCCGTATACCCATTGGGGATCTCATTTAA